Proteins encoded in a region of the Chelonoidis abingdonii isolate Lonesome George chromosome 2, CheloAbing_2.0, whole genome shotgun sequence genome:
- the ARL4A gene encoding ADP-ribosylation factor-like protein 4A, which yields MGNGLSDQTPILSSLPSFQCFHIVILGLDSAGKTTVLYRLQFNEFVNTVPTKGFNTEKIKVTLGSSKTVTFHFWDVGGQEKLRPLWKSYTRCTDGIVFVVDSVDIERMEEAKTELHKITRISENQGVPVLIVANKQDLRNSLSLSEIEKMLAMSELSSSTPWHLQPTCAIIGDGLKEGLEKLHDMIIKRRKMLRQQKKKR from the coding sequence ATGGGGAATGGGCTCTCGGACCAGACGCCGATCCTCTCCAGCCTGCCCTCCTTCCAGTGCTTCCACATCGTGATCCTGGGGCTCGACTCGGCGGGCAAGACCACCGTGCTCTACAGGCTGCAGTTCAACGAGTTCGTCAACACTGTGCCAACCAAGGGCTTTAACACGGAGAAAATCAAAGTGACGCTGGGCAGCTCGAAAACGGTCACTTTCCACTTCTGGGACGTGGGAGGCCAGGAGAAGCTGAGGCCCCTGTGGAAGTCCTACACCAGGTGCACGGATGGCATCGTGTTTGTGGTGGACTCTGTCGACATCGAAAGGATGGAGGAAGCCAAGACAGAACTTCATAAAATTACTAGGATATCTGAAAATCAAGGCGTGCCTGTCCTTATAGTGGCAAACAAACAGGACCTGAGgaattccctctctctctcagaaatCGAGAAGATGTTAGCAATGAGCGAGCTGAGCTCTTCTACTCCCTGGCATCTGCAGCCTACCTGTGCGATCATAGGGGATGGACTCAAAGAGGGACTTGAAAAACTACATGATATGATAATTAAGCGAAGAAAAATGTTGAGACAGCAGAAAAAGAAGAGATGA